One part of the Haemophilus parainfluenzae genome encodes these proteins:
- a CDS encoding antitoxin VbhA family protein: protein MNSNFITETEKLSRQKSVQFAIDNNRLEGLDTDKEILELSQEWVNGVISYSEFQEKVYEIYGLGSTKKNKTALTK from the coding sequence ATGAATAGCAATTTTATAACAGAGACAGAAAAACTAAGCAGACAGAAATCAGTTCAATTCGCTATTGATAATAATAGACTGGAGGGACTAGATACTGACAAGGAGATTCTTGAGCTTTCTCAAGAGTGGGTAAATGGTGTAATTAGTTATAGTGAATTTCAGGAAAAAGTTTATGAAATATACGGACTAGGGTCCACTAAAAAAAACAAAACCGCTCTAACTAAATAG